A genomic region of Halomonas aestuarii contains the following coding sequences:
- the alr gene encoding alanine racemase produces the protein MARPLIADIDLDALRHNYRIARDQAPHSHSVAVIKADAYGHGALACARALEDLAPAFAVACLEEAETLREGGIKAPIVLLEGVFEAAELERVEALGLWMAVHSEWQLEALLAYRPARPIPVWVKVDSGMHRLGFPPEQVERVWERLVAAPDHACDLHLMSHFATADALAPDYFQCQMTLLDALARRLDAPTCLANSPATLAWPASHGAWNRPGVMLYGSDPLEASNEASRRLAPVMTLRSAIIAVREIAAGEPVGYGGRWRAPRPSRIGVVACGYGDGYDRHAVDGTPALVAGQRTAIAGKVSMDMLTVDLTDIPEADIGSEVVLWGRAENGEVLSVDEVARHCDTISYTLLTGVLPRVPRRYHGG, from the coding sequence ATGGCCCGGCCGCTGATTGCCGACATCGACCTCGATGCCCTTCGTCACAACTACCGTATCGCCCGGGACCAGGCGCCCCACAGCCATTCCGTGGCCGTGATCAAGGCCGATGCCTACGGCCATGGGGCCCTGGCCTGTGCCCGGGCGCTCGAGGACCTGGCGCCGGCCTTCGCCGTGGCCTGCCTCGAGGAAGCCGAGACGCTGCGCGAGGGGGGCATCAAGGCCCCCATCGTCCTGCTGGAGGGGGTCTTCGAGGCCGCCGAACTCGAGCGGGTCGAGGCGCTGGGCCTCTGGATGGCGGTCCACAGCGAGTGGCAGCTGGAGGCGCTGCTCGCCTATCGTCCCGCCCGGCCCATTCCGGTCTGGGTCAAGGTGGATTCCGGGATGCACCGCCTGGGCTTTCCCCCCGAGCAGGTGGAACGGGTCTGGGAGCGGCTCGTCGCGGCCCCGGACCACGCCTGCGACCTGCACCTGATGAGCCACTTCGCCACCGCCGATGCCCTGGCGCCCGACTACTTCCAGTGCCAGATGACGCTGCTCGACGCCCTGGCAAGGCGGCTCGATGCCCCCACCTGCCTGGCCAACTCGCCCGCGACCCTGGCCTGGCCCGCCTCCCACGGCGCCTGGAACCGTCCCGGGGTGATGCTCTATGGCAGCGACCCGCTGGAAGCCTCCAACGAGGCCAGTCGCCGACTGGCCCCGGTGATGACCCTGCGCTCCGCGATCATCGCCGTGCGCGAGATCGCCGCGGGGGAGCCGGTGGGATACGGCGGACGCTGGCGGGCGCCGCGCCCCTCGCGGATCGGCGTGGTGGCCTGTGGCTACGGTGACGGCTACGACCGCCACGCGGTCGACGGCACCCCGGCCCTGGTGGCGGGGCAGCGCACCGCAATTGCCGGCAAGGTCTCCATGGACATGCTGACGGTGGACCTCACCGATATTCCCGAGGCCGATATCGGCAGCGAGGTGGTCCTCTGGGGCCGGGCGGAGAACGGCGAGGTGCTGTCGGTGGACGAGGTGGCGCGCCATTGCGACACCATCAGCTACACCCTGCTCACCGGGGTGCTCCCCAGGGTGCCCAGGCGGTACCATGGGGGCTGA
- the ettA gene encoding energy-dependent translational throttle protein EttA: MAQYVYTMNRVGKVVPPKKQILKDISLSFFPGAKIGVLGLNGAGKSTLLRIMAGVDTEFEGEARPMPGINVGYLPQEPQLDDDKNVRETVEEALGEIKAAQEQLDAVYAAYAEPDADFDALAAEQARLENLIEASDAHNLDRKLEVAAEALRLPAWEARVGHLSGGERRRVALCRLLLSNPDMLLLDEPTNHLDAESVAWLERFLHDYSGTVVAITHDRYFLDNVAGWILELDRGQGIPFEGNYSGWLEAKEKRLEQEAKQEASKNKAIKQELEWVRSNAKGRQAKSKARLNRFEEMQSGDFQKRNETNEIYIPPGPRLGDKVIEFHDVAKAFDGQLLYEDLSFSIPKGAIVGIVGGNGAGKSTLFKLITGKEQPDAGEVVLGDTVDIAYVEQLRDALDNKQTVWEAVSDGQDILNINGYEVSSRAYVGRFNFKGNDQQKRLSELSGGERGRLQLAQTLKQGANVLLLDEPSNDLDIETLRALEEALLAFPGCAMVISHDRWFLDRIATHILAFEGESHVEFFEGNYTEYEADHKKRVGNDTPHRMKYKRIDA, translated from the coding sequence ATGGCGCAATACGTCTACACCATGAACCGGGTGGGCAAGGTCGTGCCCCCCAAGAAGCAGATCCTCAAGGACATCTCGCTGTCGTTCTTCCCGGGCGCCAAGATCGGCGTGCTGGGCCTCAACGGCGCCGGCAAGTCGACCCTGCTGCGCATCATGGCCGGCGTCGACACCGAGTTCGAGGGTGAGGCGCGCCCCATGCCGGGCATCAACGTCGGCTACCTGCCCCAGGAACCCCAGCTCGACGACGACAAGAACGTCCGCGAGACCGTGGAAGAGGCCCTGGGCGAGATCAAGGCCGCCCAGGAGCAGCTCGACGCCGTCTACGCCGCCTATGCCGAGCCGGACGCCGACTTCGACGCCCTGGCAGCCGAGCAGGCGCGCCTGGAGAACCTCATCGAGGCCTCCGACGCCCACAACCTGGACCGCAAGCTCGAGGTGGCGGCCGAGGCCCTTCGCCTGCCCGCCTGGGAGGCCCGCGTCGGCCATCTCTCCGGGGGCGAGCGCCGCCGCGTCGCGCTGTGCCGCCTGCTGCTCTCCAACCCGGACATGCTGCTGCTCGACGAGCCGACCAACCACCTGGACGCCGAGTCGGTGGCCTGGCTGGAGCGCTTCCTGCACGACTACAGCGGCACCGTGGTCGCCATCACCCACGACCGTTACTTCCTCGACAACGTGGCGGGCTGGATCCTCGAGCTCGACCGCGGCCAGGGCATCCCCTTCGAGGGCAACTACTCCGGCTGGCTGGAGGCCAAGGAAAAGCGCCTCGAGCAGGAAGCCAAGCAGGAGGCCTCCAAGAACAAGGCCATCAAGCAGGAGCTGGAGTGGGTGCGCAGCAATGCCAAGGGCCGCCAGGCCAAGAGCAAGGCGCGCCTCAACCGCTTCGAGGAGATGCAGTCGGGCGACTTCCAGAAGCGAAACGAGACCAACGAGATCTACATTCCGCCCGGCCCGCGCCTGGGCGACAAGGTTATCGAGTTCCACGACGTGGCCAAGGCCTTCGATGGCCAGCTGCTCTACGAGGACCTGTCGTTCAGCATTCCCAAGGGGGCGATCGTCGGTATCGTCGGCGGCAACGGCGCCGGCAAGTCGACCCTGTTCAAGCTGATCACCGGCAAGGAGCAGCCCGACGCCGGCGAGGTGGTGCTCGGCGATACCGTCGACATCGCCTACGTGGAGCAGCTGCGGGATGCCCTCGACAACAAGCAGACGGTGTGGGAGGCGGTCTCCGACGGCCAGGACATCCTCAACATCAACGGCTATGAGGTCTCCTCGCGGGCCTACGTGGGTCGCTTCAACTTCAAGGGCAACGACCAGCAGAAGCGCCTCTCGGAGCTCTCCGGCGGCGAGCGGGGTCGCCTGCAGCTGGCCCAGACCCTGAAGCAGGGCGCCAACGTGCTGCTGCTCGACGAGCCCTCCAACGATCTCGACATCGAGACCCTGCGCGCCCTGGAAGAGGCCCTGCTGGCCTTCCCCGGCTGCGCCATGGTGATCTCCCACGATCGCTGGTTCCTCGACCGCATCGCCACCCACATCCTCGCCTTCGAGGGCGAGTCCCACGTGGAGTTCTTCGAGGGCAACTACACCGAGTACGAGGCCGACCACAAGAAGCGCGTGGGCAACGACACGCCGCACCGCATGAAGTACAAGCGCATCGACGCCTGA
- a CDS encoding PAS domain-containing protein gives MKRSPLISPELLERIVDASEDGIVVAEQEGDENILIYVNQGFERLTGYSADEILYQDCRFLQNEDRDQPGLDAIRKAIQEGRPCREVLRNYRKDGTLFYNELSITPVHDEDDNLTYYIGVQKDVTERVEAQMELERLKAEQGL, from the coding sequence ATGAAACGATCCCCGCTGATCAGCCCGGAACTGCTGGAACGCATCGTCGATGCCTCGGAGGACGGCATCGTGGTCGCCGAGCAGGAGGGCGACGAGAACATCCTGATCTACGTCAACCAGGGCTTCGAGCGCCTCACCGGCTACAGTGCCGACGAGATCCTCTACCAGGATTGCCGCTTCCTGCAGAACGAGGACCGCGACCAGCCGGGACTCGACGCCATCCGCAAGGCCATCCAGGAGGGTCGCCCCTGCCGCGAGGTGCTGCGCAACTATCGCAAGGACGGCACCCTGTTCTACAACGAACTCTCCATCACGCCGGTGCACGACGAGGACGACAACCTCACCTACTACATCGGCGTGCAGAAGGACGTGACCGAACGCGTCGAGGCACAGATGGAACTCGAGCGGCTCAAGGCCGAGCAAGGCCTCTGA
- the rpoS gene encoding RNA polymerase sigma factor RpoS has protein sequence MSMLERDLQGVNLASADEADEDAVETEDALEREEVDDEEALVDDEDAFEKALSREDRHHRQSLDATQIYLNEIGFSPLLTPEEEVFFGRLARKGDPLGRSRMIESNLRLVVKIARRYLNRGLTLLDLIEEGNLGLIRAVEKFDPERGFRFSTYATWWIRQTIERALMNQTRTIRLPIHVVKELNIYLRAARELTQKLDHEATAEEIADHLDKPVEVVKKMMGLNERVSSVDYPMGSESDKPLIETLADDNDQGPESTLVDGDVRQHVDEWLAELTEKQMEVVVRRFGLRGHEAATLEQVGEEIGLTRERVRQIQVEALKKLRRMLDKQGLSLDAIFE, from the coding sequence ATGAGCATGCTTGAACGGGACCTTCAGGGTGTGAATCTGGCGTCTGCCGACGAGGCGGACGAGGACGCTGTCGAAACGGAAGATGCACTGGAGCGGGAGGAAGTCGACGACGAGGAGGCGCTGGTCGACGACGAGGATGCCTTCGAGAAGGCGCTGAGTCGCGAGGATCGCCACCATCGCCAGAGTCTCGATGCCACGCAGATCTACCTCAACGAGATCGGCTTCTCGCCGCTGCTGACGCCCGAGGAGGAGGTCTTCTTCGGACGCCTGGCCCGCAAGGGGGATCCCCTCGGCCGCTCGCGGATGATCGAATCCAACCTTCGCCTGGTGGTGAAGATCGCCCGTCGCTACCTCAACCGCGGCCTGACCCTGCTCGACCTCATCGAGGAGGGCAACCTCGGCCTGATCCGCGCCGTGGAGAAGTTCGACCCCGAACGCGGCTTCCGCTTCTCGACCTACGCCACCTGGTGGATCCGCCAGACCATCGAGCGGGCCCTGATGAACCAGACCCGCACCATCCGGCTGCCGATCCATGTGGTCAAGGAACTCAACATCTACCTGCGGGCGGCTCGCGAGCTGACCCAGAAGCTGGATCACGAGGCCACGGCCGAGGAGATCGCCGACCACCTCGACAAGCCGGTGGAAGTCGTCAAGAAGATGATGGGCCTCAACGAGCGGGTCTCCTCTGTCGACTATCCGATGGGCAGCGAGAGCGACAAGCCGCTGATCGAGACCCTGGCCGACGACAACGACCAGGGCCCCGAGTCGACCCTGGTGGATGGCGACGTCCGCCAGCACGTCGACGAATGGCTGGCCGAGCTCACCGAGAAGCAGATGGAGGTGGTGGTGCGCCGCTTCGGCCTGCGAGGCCACGAGGCCGCCACCCTCGAGCAGGTCGGCGAGGAGATCGGCCTGACCCGCGAGCGGGTCCGCCAGATCCAGGTGGAAGCCCTCAAGAAGCTGCGCCGCATGCTCGACAAGCAGGGCCTCTCCCTGGATGCCATCTTCGAGTGA
- a CDS encoding SelT/SelW/SelH family protein: protein MSRIRIHYCTQCQWLLRSAWYAQELLSTFGEDLAGVELSPSHGGHFEILMDEASLWERKRDGGFPDIKALKQAVRDRLDPGRDLGHIDR, encoded by the coding sequence ATGTCACGCATCAGAATCCACTACTGTACTCAGTGCCAGTGGCTCTTGCGCAGTGCCTGGTACGCCCAGGAACTGCTCTCCACCTTCGGCGAGGACCTCGCGGGCGTGGAGCTTTCGCCCTCCCATGGTGGCCACTTCGAGATCCTCATGGACGAGGCCTCCCTCTGGGAGCGCAAGCGCGACGGGGGCTTCCCGGACATCAAGGCGCTCAAGCAGGCGGTCCGCGACCGTCTCGACCCCGGACGCGACCTCGGGCATATCGACCGATGA
- a CDS encoding MFS transporter, whose translation MAAPEISQTHLYEWLTGDEDSRMCRDIPEAACREQPRNFFLHLAASLGNKLADELASARLVLPWLLGVIGAPLWMVGLLVPIRESGALLPQLFVAGFVRLRPERKWAWVLGGLLQAIAAGLLALLALFGSGGIGGGLVLAVLVALSLARGLSSIATKDVLGKTIAKQRRGTLMGWSGSVAGGVTLAAGGVLMLFGDGPGELALAVLLGVASLGWAVNALCAARIEEVPGAVEGGENAWDSIRQGLGLLRDDRNFLHFNLARALLLASALALPYVALLGQEQSGAELGGLGILIVVSGVAAMLASPLWGKRADASSRRVMRDGGLGTAAGCLLGALFAWWPAAWSETIWPYALVYAVLVIVHAGVRLGRKTYVVDMAGADNRALYVALSNTLTGVLMLAVGGVVGLLAQWLGSAGLLAILALMGLAAAASAQRLPEVE comes from the coding sequence ATGGCCGCCCCCGAGATCAGCCAGACCCACCTCTATGAATGGCTCACCGGCGACGAGGACAGCCGGATGTGTCGGGATATCCCCGAGGCCGCCTGCCGGGAGCAGCCGCGCAACTTCTTCCTGCATCTCGCCGCCTCGCTGGGCAACAAGCTGGCCGACGAGCTCGCCAGCGCCCGCCTGGTGCTGCCCTGGCTGCTGGGGGTGATCGGCGCGCCGCTGTGGATGGTGGGCCTGCTGGTGCCGATCCGCGAGTCCGGCGCCCTGCTCCCCCAGCTGTTCGTGGCGGGCTTCGTGCGCCTCAGGCCCGAGCGCAAGTGGGCCTGGGTGCTCGGCGGTCTCCTGCAGGCCATCGCCGCGGGCCTGCTCGCGCTGCTGGCCCTGTTCGGCAGCGGGGGCATCGGGGGCGGGCTGGTGCTGGCGGTGCTGGTGGCCCTGTCGCTGGCCCGGGGCCTGTCGTCGATCGCCACCAAGGACGTGCTGGGCAAGACCATCGCCAAGCAGCGTCGCGGCACCCTGATGGGCTGGAGCGGCAGCGTGGCGGGCGGCGTCACCCTGGCCGCCGGCGGCGTGCTTATGCTGTTCGGCGACGGTCCCGGGGAGCTGGCGCTGGCCGTGCTGCTGGGCGTGGCCTCGCTGGGCTGGGCCGTCAATGCCCTCTGCGCGGCTCGCATCGAGGAGGTCCCCGGTGCCGTGGAGGGGGGCGAGAACGCCTGGGACAGCATCCGGCAGGGCCTGGGCCTGCTGCGGGACGACCGGAACTTCCTGCACTTCAACCTCGCGCGCGCCCTGCTGCTGGCCAGCGCCCTGGCGCTGCCCTACGTGGCCCTGCTGGGCCAGGAGCAGAGCGGCGCCGAACTCGGAGGCCTGGGGATCCTGATCGTCGTCTCGGGTGTGGCCGCCATGCTGGCGAGTCCGCTATGGGGTAAGCGTGCCGACGCCTCGAGCCGGCGCGTGATGCGCGACGGGGGGCTGGGCACCGCGGCCGGCTGCCTGCTCGGCGCGCTCTTCGCCTGGTGGCCGGCGGCCTGGAGCGAGACCATCTGGCCCTATGCGCTGGTCTATGCGGTCCTGGTGATCGTCCATGCCGGCGTCCGGCTGGGCCGCAAGACCTATGTCGTCGACATGGCAGGCGCCGACAACCGGGCGCTCTATGTGGCGCTCTCCAACACCCTCACCGGCGTGCTGATGCTGGCCGTGGGCGGGGTCGTCGGCCTGCTGGCGCAGTGGCTCGGCAGCGCCGGGCTGCTGGCGATCCTGGCCCTGATGGGCCTGGCCGCCGCCGCCAGCGCCCAGCGTCTGCCCGAGGTGGAATGA
- a CDS encoding peptidoglycan DD-metalloendopeptidase family protein, with translation MHKVFLISGLALALAGCAAQQGESRTVQVRDLSASRTDARPAEYTVEAGDTLYGIAWRHDMDYRDLARLNRIGPPYRIEPGQRLVLGGEGSSDTASGQAEAQDATGGAGVVATGLGSEASGSDGDLDWLLPDESAIERNRRLAAERQPQGDAAQGPSQAAMESADAVSGADQGPGPVYSYDSPGADGNLSERDLAERRERAARAEQSDAAAPEAETADAGTQERPEQVAEEAPERDGEAAVAADAGTSVAGEPASEERSGRSYTPVEEVDWQWPAPGEVVGRFGKGGSITAGIDIAGQKGQSVKAAGPGIVVYAGSGVRGYGNLILLKHNDQFLSAYAHNDTLNVKENDVVEAGEVIATMGDSDAEDVRLHFEVRKDGQPQDPLEYLPTR, from the coding sequence TATTTCTGATTTCCGGGCTGGCGCTGGCGCTGGCCGGCTGTGCCGCCCAACAGGGCGAGAGCCGGACGGTCCAGGTCCGCGACCTTTCGGCCTCTCGGACGGACGCGAGGCCCGCGGAATACACCGTCGAGGCGGGGGATACGCTCTACGGTATCGCCTGGCGCCATGACATGGACTATCGCGATCTCGCTCGCCTCAACCGTATCGGTCCGCCCTATCGCATCGAGCCTGGCCAGCGCCTGGTGCTGGGCGGCGAGGGCAGCAGTGACACGGCGTCCGGGCAGGCCGAGGCACAGGACGCCACCGGCGGTGCCGGCGTCGTGGCCACCGGCCTCGGCAGTGAAGCCTCCGGGAGCGACGGGGACCTCGACTGGCTGCTGCCGGACGAGAGCGCCATCGAGCGCAATCGCCGCCTCGCGGCCGAACGCCAGCCACAGGGCGATGCGGCCCAGGGCCCCAGCCAGGCGGCCATGGAGAGTGCCGATGCCGTGTCGGGCGCCGACCAGGGACCGGGCCCGGTCTACAGCTACGACAGCCCGGGGGCGGACGGCAACCTGAGCGAGCGCGACCTGGCCGAACGTCGGGAGCGCGCGGCGCGGGCCGAGCAGTCCGACGCCGCTGCACCGGAGGCGGAGACCGCTGACGCCGGGACACAGGAGCGCCCCGAGCAGGTCGCCGAGGAAGCGCCCGAACGTGACGGCGAGGCGGCGGTGGCCGCCGATGCGGGGACCTCGGTCGCCGGTGAGCCGGCCTCCGAGGAACGCTCCGGGCGTAGCTATACGCCGGTGGAGGAGGTCGACTGGCAGTGGCCCGCGCCCGGTGAAGTGGTCGGCCGTTTTGGCAAGGGAGGCAGCATCACTGCCGGCATTGATATCGCTGGTCAAAAGGGGCAATCTGTCAAGGCGGCCGGACCAGGCATCGTGGTCTATGCGGGCAGCGGCGTCAGGGGCTATGGCAACCTGATCCTGCTGAAGCACAATGACCAGTTCCTGAGTGCCTACGCCCACAACGACACCCTGAACGTGAAGGAGAACGATGTGGTCGAGGCCGGTGAGGTCATCGCCACCATGGGTGACAGCGATGCCGAGGATGTCAGGCTGCACTTCGAGGTGCGTAAGGACGGCCAACCTCAGGATCCCCTCGAGTACCTGCCGACGCGCTGA
- a CDS encoding PA3496 family putative envelope integrity protein, translated as MSQEPLLDTPFDDDQDYLEAVNDDEARSRPSSRADTLRARRRVEALLEERRLRRAIEDDWSLGEAFEEEEE; from the coding sequence ATGAGCCAAGAACCCCTTCTCGACACCCCCTTTGATGACGACCAGGACTACCTGGAGGCGGTCAACGACGACGAGGCTCGCTCGCGCCCCAGCAGTCGTGCCGATACCCTGCGGGCTCGCCGCCGCGTGGAGGCGCTGCTCGAGGAGCGCCGGCTGCGACGCGCCATCGAGGACGACTGGTCCCTCGGCGAGGCGTTCGAGGAAGAGGAAGAGTAA
- the lpxL gene encoding LpxL/LpxP family Kdo(2)-lipid IV(A) lauroyl/palmitoleoyl acyltransferase, translated as MTKDDSPTRFAHPRFWGTWLAIGAMHLGAWLPWRLKLWVGKAIGLAAWRFAKSRRHITETNIRLCFPELDADRQAALVRESFIANGIGILETATGWCRDPEHLRHRVTFRGQEHMARAQGRGQGVLIIGIHFSTLDLGGALHSLFFPADVVYRPHDNPLFERFMTRARSRIFGRAIDRRDLRGVVRRLKAGHNVWYSPDQDFGRDASVFAPFFGIEAATIKLTAKIARMTGAPVMPLIFHRNPDDRTYTLEYLPALADFPSDDEVADAARINAVIEAAIRRHPEQYLWLHRRFKTRPRGEPKLY; from the coding sequence ATGACCAAGGACGATTCCCCGACCCGCTTCGCCCATCCCCGCTTCTGGGGGACCTGGCTGGCCATCGGTGCCATGCACCTCGGCGCCTGGTTGCCCTGGCGCCTCAAGCTGTGGGTGGGCAAGGCCATCGGCCTGGCCGCCTGGCGTTTCGCCAAGTCGCGCCGGCACATCACCGAGACCAACATCCGGCTGTGCTTTCCCGAACTCGATGCCGACCGGCAGGCCGCCCTGGTCCGGGAGAGCTTCATCGCCAACGGCATCGGCATCCTCGAGACGGCCACCGGCTGGTGCCGGGACCCCGAGCACCTGCGCCATCGGGTGACCTTCCGGGGGCAGGAGCACATGGCCAGGGCCCAGGGAAGGGGGCAGGGCGTGCTGATCATCGGCATCCACTTCTCCACCCTGGACCTGGGTGGCGCCCTGCATTCGCTGTTCTTCCCCGCCGACGTGGTCTATCGGCCCCATGACAACCCGCTCTTCGAACGGTTCATGACCCGGGCCCGCAGCCGGATCTTCGGCCGGGCCATCGATCGCCGCGACCTGCGCGGCGTGGTGCGCCGGCTCAAGGCGGGGCACAACGTCTGGTACTCGCCGGACCAGGACTTCGGCCGCGACGCCAGCGTCTTCGCGCCCTTCTTCGGCATCGAGGCGGCCACAATCAAGCTGACCGCCAAGATCGCGCGCATGACCGGGGCGCCGGTGATGCCGCTGATCTTCCACCGCAACCCGGACGATCGCACCTATACCCTGGAGTACCTGCCTGCGCTTGCGGACTTCCCCAGCGACGACGAGGTGGCCGATGCCGCCCGGATCAACGCCGTCATCGAGGCGGCGATCCGCCGCCATCCGGAGCAGTACCTCTGGCTCCACCGGCGCTTCAAGACCCGCCCCCGGGGAGAGCCGAAGCTCTACTGA